A stretch of Mustela nigripes isolate SB6536 chromosome 6, MUSNIG.SB6536, whole genome shotgun sequence DNA encodes these proteins:
- the MANSC1 gene encoding MANSC domain-containing protein 1: MFFRDKWSLTYTCVIICFLTLRLSTSQNCPTKSLEDVVIDIQSSLSKGIRGNEPIHTLTQEDCINSCCSTKNITGDKACNLMIFDTRKTARQPNCYLFFCPSEEACPLKPAKGLMSYRIIRDFPALARTNSPSPALTQEDSLIHGQSSQGITPTPTGYSKPTDSFWRDAFSQQFGSSDHSEKLFKIGQASKLFPVSKEKGHSQSSQFSSEQKIARLLPEHVTTLPTMMTIASQRITSTPPKPALPPTTNVPVILSVTSEPEMATSAPALTPGKLQPPTTLLSTVLTHAVVIPKASITTAAVSNAISGAPIDWKSPAETVPFREISSLTSNTEDAQSNPITLSLSTVDSSAAMLLLSDVVSSAPNKTASQENEKARPGGSSLNSIPESQHGLPFEKWLLIGTLLFGVLFLAIGLVLLGRMFSESLRRRRYSRLDYLINGIYVDI; encoded by the exons atgttctttaggGACAAATGGAGCTTGACTTACACTTGTGTAATAATTTGTTTCCTGACACTAAGGCTGTCCACCAGTCAGAACTGCCCTACCAAGAGTCTAGAAGATGTTGTCATTGACATCCAGTCATCTCTTTCTAAGGGAATTAGAGGCAATGAACCCATACATACATTAACTCAGGAAGACTGCATTAATTCTTGCTGTTCAACAAAAAACATAACAG GAGACAAAGCATGTAACTTGATGATCTTCGACACTCGAAAAACAGCTAGACAACCCAACTGCTACCTTTTTTTCTGTCCCAGCGAGGAAGCTTGTCCGCTGAAACCAGCAAAGGGACTTATGAGTTACAGGATAATTAGAG attttccagCTTTGGCCAGAACGAACTCGCCAAGCCCAGCGTTAACCCAAGAAGATTCTCTTATCCATGGCCAGTCTTCACAGGGAAtcactcccacccccacagggTATTCAAAGCCCACGGATAGTTTCTGGAGAGATGCATTTTCTCAGCAGTTTGGATCCTCAGATCACTCGGAGAAACTATTCAAGATTGGTCAAGCAAGTAAACTGTTCCCTGTTTCTAAAGAAAAAGGCCATTCACAGAGTTCACAGTTTTCCTCAGAGCAAAAAATAGCTCGTCTCCTACCTGAACATGTGACAACGCTCCCTACGATGATGACCATTGCTTCTCAGCGTATCACCTCTACCCCCCCAAAGCCTGCATTGCCCCCTACCACCAATGTTCCCGTGATACTTTCTGTGACTTCTGAACCAGAGATGGCCACCTCAGCTCCAGCCCTAACCCCGGGCAAGTTGCAGCCCCCCACAACCCTCTTGTCTACCGTTTTGACCCATGCAGTGGTTATACCCAAAGCTAGCATAACTACAGCAGCCGTTTCAAACGCCATCTCTGGGGCGCCCATAGACTGGAAAAGCCCCGCAGAAACAGTGCCCTTTCGAGAAATTTCCAGCCTCACTTCAAACACAGAGGATGCCCAGAGTAACCCCATTACACTTTCTCTGTCAACTGTGGATTCATCTGCAGCTATGCTGCTTTTGTCAGATGTGGTTTCTTCTGCTCCAAACAAAACTGCTTCCCAGGAAAATGAGAAGGCCAGACCCGGTGGTTCCTCCCTGAACAGTATTCCAGAAAGTCAACACGGCCTTCCATTTGAAAAATGGCTCCTCATCGGAACCCTGCTCTTTGGGGTTCTGTTCCTAGCCATAGGCCTTGTCCTTTTGGGTAGAATGTTCTCAGAATCCCTCCGCAGGAGACGTTATTCGAGACTGGATTATTTGATCAATGGGATCTATGTTGACATCTAA